A genomic segment from Methanomicrobia archaeon encodes:
- a CDS encoding molybdenum cofactor guanylyltransferase — MQRTVLILAGGKGQRFNSRDKCFIVLNRKTLLQHVIDNLADLADEIIIAARDEQQGTRIRLQIPNNVVVVFDSIRGFGPLAGVLSGLERASSPYSLVIGCDMPFVNRRVVELLFTEAERGNYSAVVPTWENGMVEPLHAVYKKEPTLAAVRNSITNGNERMFNVLLQLKNVYYLPVARIRALAPELTTLRNINTPEELQACRQIAQ; from the coding sequence ATGCAACGAACAGTGCTCATCCTCGCAGGTGGCAAGGGACAGCGATTCAACTCGCGCGATAAGTGCTTCATCGTTTTAAACCGCAAAACGCTCCTTCAACACGTTATTGACAACCTCGCCGACCTGGCGGATGAGATCATCATCGCCGCACGAGATGAGCAGCAGGGCACACGAATCAGACTGCAGATACCCAACAACGTCGTGGTGGTCTTCGATTCTATACGTGGCTTCGGACCGCTGGCCGGCGTGCTCTCCGGCCTGGAGCGTGCATCATCGCCCTACTCGCTCGTTATCGGCTGCGATATGCCCTTTGTCAACAGACGCGTGGTGGAACTGCTCTTTACGGAAGCGGAGCGCGGTAATTACAGCGCGGTCGTTCCCACCTGGGAGAACGGTATGGTAGAGCCGTTACATGCGGTCTACAAGAAGGAACCCACGCTCGCGGCGGTCCGGAACTCGATCACGAACGGCAACGAGCGGATGTTCAACGTGCTGCTCCAGCTCAAGAACGTTTATTACCTGCCGGTGGCCCGAATTCGGGCACTCGCACCGGAGTTAACGACCTTACGCAATATCAATACGCCCGAGGAGTTACAGGCGTGCAGGCAGATCGCTCAGTGA
- a CDS encoding PHP domain-containing protein, with protein MTRTFTLDLHVHTNYSVDGHDTVERIIAVARARGLDGLAICDHNTIAGVQAARDYVTAHDLDFLIIPGEEVSTAQGHLLVLGLEEVIARGMSVRETIRAVRHCEHEHAQSVLIIAPHPYHPFRNSIGNICIHPEIAAIEVFNSRYFTGIGNWWAQRTAKRTAKIAVAGSDAHSADCVGLATVAVDADVEAARMPDHRAIMQSLKGGRVHVQARERTPFRLYLSQLCKKKQRVG; from the coding sequence TCGGTTGACGGTCACGATACGGTAGAGCGGATAATTGCGGTTGCGCGGGCGCGTGGGCTTGACGGTCTCGCGATCTGTGACCACAATACGATTGCCGGGGTTCAGGCTGCGCGTGACTACGTAACCGCTCATGACCTGGATTTCCTGATCATTCCGGGCGAGGAGGTGAGCACCGCGCAGGGTCATCTGCTCGTGCTCGGTCTCGAGGAGGTCATAGCGCGTGGCATGAGCGTGAGGGAAACAATCCGGGCGGTGCGGCACTGCGAACACGAACACGCGCAGAGCGTCCTGATCATCGCGCCACATCCCTATCATCCCTTTCGTAACAGTATCGGCAACATCTGCATACATCCTGAGATAGCGGCAATTGAGGTCTTCAATTCACGGTATTTCACGGGCATCGGGAATTGGTGGGCACAGCGAACGGCGAAGCGAACCGCTAAGATAGCCGTTGCGGGCAGCGATGCACATTCCGCCGACTGCGTTGGGCTCGCGACCGTAGCGGTGGACGCGGATGTGGAGGCCGCGCGCATGCCTGACCACCGGGCAATTATGCAGTCGCTGAAAGGGGGAAGAGTCCACGTCCAGGCCAGGGAACGAACGCCCTTCCGCCTTTATCTCTCGCAGTTGTGCAAGAAGAAACAGCGGGTGGGTTGA